From the genome of Candidatus Rhodoluna planktonica:
CGCGGAAAATAGTTGTAAACCGGGTTCAAGACACGCCGTCACAAAAGAATGACAAGTTTTTGATTCGTTGTAGTTTGAATCCGACACTACGTCAAACAACTACTGTCCAGGAGGACTAAATGTCTCTAAACAAGAGCGAACTAGTAGCAGCAGTTGCTGCACACACCGGCGAGTCACAGGCTGCAGTCAACCGCGTTGTTGACGCACTGTTTGAGACCATTGCTAAGGAAGTTGGCAAGGGTGGCAAGGTTACCATCCCAGGTTGGCTAACCGTAGACAAGGGCCACCGCAAGGCTCGTACCGGTCGCAACCCACAGACTGGTGCAACCATCCAGATCGCTGCTGCAAACACCGTAAAGGTTTCAGCAGGTTCAAAGCTAAAGGCTGCTGTTAAGTAAGTCTGATTCTTTAGTTAAGGCGTCCGCAATGCGGGCGCCTTTTCTTTTTCCTAAAACCTTTTCCCGAAAACTCGAAGGATGGTCGTTGCCGCTAGCCTTTTACTATGACCGAAAAATCGCGCGGCTATGTCTATGTTGCCATCCAGTTTCTGCTCATCGGGTTGATTGTGCTGATTCCGGCGGAGCAGCCGGCCGAGGTTTTTAGCTATGTCGGTGGCGTCTTGTTTATCGCACCGGGTCTCATCATTTTGTTTTTGGCGCTAAAAAATCTAGGTCGCTCACTGGATGCAAACCCGGTGCCTAAGCAAGATGGTGAACTAATTGAGACCGGGATGTATCGATACCTGAGGCACCCTATCTACACCGGCTTGTTGCTGGCAACCTTGGGCACCGTTATTCAATCGGCGAGCTGGTTCAAATTTTCACTTTGGGTGGCCTTGCTAGTTTTGCTTAATCTAAAAGCAGCCTTTGAAGAGCGGTTATTGGCGGCAAAATATCCTGGATACCGGGCGTACCAGAGCCGAACCGGGCGCTTCCTGCCTAGAATTGGCAAGTGAGCCGTAAACAAACTTTGAACCGCACCACCTTGGCAACTGCCTTGGTTTTACTGGGTGGTTTAGTAGCTCTAGTTTTCGGCCTGATCTATGGCGGTGCAGCAGCAGCCTACGAAATTGCAGACCCGGGTGATTTGGTGCGCTGGGGTGGGCCGATTGCCAAGTTTGTTCTGAATCTTTCGATGGCTATAACTGCCGGCGGTCTGGTTTTTGCGGCATATGTTTTGCCGGATAAATCGAAATCGCTAAATATTGCGCAAAATTTGAGCGCCTTCGGCGCTGTTACATGGGTGGCCGCCGGGGCACTCAACTTTCTTTTTACCTACCTAAACGTGACTGGATCGGCGCTCGCCTTTGACGAAACCTTTAGCCAGGGCCTGTGGTTATTCGCTACCGATATCGAACTTGGCATTGCCCTGGCGATAAATCTTGTTTTTGCAATGGCCATCGCGCTGCTAATTGTCATGTTTCGGTCACTGTCTGCGACGGCAATTTTGGCCGTCCTGTCTTTGGCTGGCCTAGTGCCTTTTGCCCTCATCGGGCATGCTGCCGGTACGGCCAATCACGGCCTAGCGGTGAACGCCCTGGGCATGCACCTGGTTGCCATCGTGATCTGGGTCGGTGGCTTGATTGCATTATTTGTGACTCGACCCGGAACCCCCGCTCAAGCCAGCGAATTTACCAAACGCTTTTCAACCTTGGCCCTAATAGCGTTCGCGCTGGTGCTCGTTTCTGGAGTTGCTTCGTCAATTGTTCGTCTCGATGGCAACTTGGATTTCTCAAATGCCTATGTTGTGCTGCTGGTGCTTAAAGTGGCAGTGCTGCTTTTGCTAGGCGTTTTTGGCGCCCTCTATCGACTTAGAATCATTGGCCAATTAGCTAATGGTGCCAACCGGATTCGCAGTTTTGCCAAACTGGCTGCGGTCGAACTTATTCTGATGGGCACAGCAATCGGCCTGGCCACCGCTCTAGCTAAAACCGCACCGCCGCTTTCTGAACAAAACTGGGATCAGCCAACACCCGCCGAACTTCTCACCGGCGAAAAATTGCCGCCTGAACTAACTCCAGACAAATTCCTCACCGCTTGGAAGATTGACCTGGCTTGGCTAGTAATTTGTGTTTTCGCTATTGGCCTATACCTGTACGGCGTTCGTCGATTGAAAAAGCGCGGCGACAGCTGGCATTTTTCGCGTACCGCATCCTGGGTCTTGGGCCACCTTGTTTTGATTTACGTGACCTCGGGCGCAATCAATGCTTACCAGGAGTACCTTTTCAGCATTCACATGATTGGCCACATGATTCTGGCCATGGGCATACCGGTGCTGCTGGTGGTCGGCGCCCCAATCACCCTGATTAGCCGTGCGGCTGCAAAACGACATGATGATTCTCGAGGCCTGCGCGAGTGGGCGCTTTGGGCGGTGCACACCAAATATGCTCAACTCATCTCTCATCCTTTGGTTGCCGCGGTACTTTTTGCTAGTTCGCTTGTCACCTTCTACTACACCCCGCTTTTTGCCTGGTCGACCAGCGACCACCTGGGTCACCAGTGGATGGTGGTGCACTTCCTAATTACCGGCTACCTCTTTGCTCAAGCACTGGTCGGTATCGATCCGGGACCAAACCGCTTGCCCTACGCGGCCCGATTACTACTGCTTATCGGCACCATGGCCTTCCACGCTTTCTTTGGGCTTTCATTGATGTCAGCCGAAGGGCTGTTGTTGCCCGAGTGGTACGGAGCGATGGGTCGAACCTGGGGAGATTCGCCACTGGTCGACCAGCAAAATGGCGGTGCCATCGCCTGGGGTATCGGCGAAATTCCTACCGCGCTGCTAACCGTGATCGTTTCGGTGCAGTGGTTCAAAGCAGATAAGCGCGAATCTACTCGCCTCGATCGAGCCAGTGATCGAACCGGCAACCAAGATCTAAACGAGTACAACGCGATGTTGGCTAAGTTGGCCGCCCGTGATGCCAGGGTTGCAGCAAAAGCACAGCAAAATCAGGAAGACCGCTGATGCAGGAGATCACACTCTCGGCTGAGCAGCAGGCGCTTTTCGAACACATCGAAGAATCGTCGAACAATATTTTTGTCACCGGTCGTGCCGGCACCGGCAAATCAACTTTGCTGACCTACCTGATCGAAAACACTGACAAAAAAGTGGCCGTCTGCGCACCCACCGGGGTTGCTGCGCTGAATGTCGGCGGCGTCACCATTCACTCGCTTTTCACATTTCCTTTCGGTTTGCTCGGTGAAGTTGATTTAGGCAAACACCTAAGTCGACGCACCCGTGAGATTTTGTCGACCATCGACATGCTGGTGATCGATGAAATTTCGATGGTCAGCGCCGACCTTATGGACGCAATCAGTCGCGCCATGGGTATTGCGCGCGGTAAACGCAAACTGCCATTCGGCGGTTGCCAGGTTGTGATGTTTGGCGACCCATATCAGTTGGCTCCGGTGCCGGGCAATGCTGAGGAGCGCGCCTACGTGGCCGAAAACTATCAGAGCTCTTGGTTTTTCGATGCTCACGTATGGCGCGAAGATTCTCTAGAACGCTATGAACTGAGTGAAATTTTCCGCCAGAGTGACGAACATTTCAAAGACATCTTGAACGCCATCCGTGATGGCAGCTGCAGCCAAGAAATGCTCGACTATTTGAATCAGTGCGGAAATCGTTTTCCCCCACACGACGATGTGATTCGTCTGGCAACCATCAATGACACGGTGAATTCGGTGAACCGTGCGCGAATGGCGAGGCTGCCATCCGAGGTTAAAAAATTTGATGCGGTTTACACCGCAGAGGATGAGCGCGCGTTTGGTCGCGCCTTGCCTGCCGACCCGGTGCTTGAGCTCAAAGTTGGCGCTCAGGTGATGTTCATCAAAAACGACGACACCAACATGAAGAAAAACTCGGATGGCCGCCCCATGAAACGTTGGGTTAACGGCACCATCGGACACGTGCTCGATTTTCCTAAAGGCGGCGGCGTTACCGTCGAGGTCGATGGCGAAACATTTGATGTGGGCCGTTCGATTTGGGAAAAGGTTCGCTACGAAATCGACGAAGAATTCGACGAGGCCACCGGCAAAGTAAAAGAGGTTTTAGTAACTGTTCCGCTTGCCGAGTTTCAGCAGATACCGCTGAAGTTGGCTTGGGCTGTTACAGTGCACAAATCGCAGGGGCAAACCTACGACGAAGTGGTTATCGATATGGGCCGTGGGGCATTTAGCCCAGGGCAGACTTACGTTGCGCTCAGCCGAGTGCGTTCGCTCGAGGGGCTTTACCTCACCCGAGCCATCACGATGCGCGACGTTTTGGTCGACCAAGATGTGGTGCGGTTTATGCAGGGCGCCAAGCAAATTGCTGCGGAGCGAATTTTCTAGTTACCTGCCAACGGTGAAGGTAATTACCGGCCAGCGGGCAAGGTAGTTGTCAGTCGGCAGCGAAGGCTACCTAGGCCTTGGCTGCTTCCAACTTCGCCAGCTTCAATTCGCGCATGGCCAGAAATAGTGGGAAGGTAAATGCCATCGCGGTGAACATCGCTACCACGATGTAGGCCCAGATATTTTTCATGCCGAGTCGACGTCCTTCCCAAATCATGAAGGGCATCACCGCGAAGGCCACCACAAAAATATCGAAGGAAAGCACCAGGTCAACCTCGGTGCCAAACCACGCCGCCAGGTAATCTTGGCTTTTCATCACCGCTATTCCATTGAAAATCCAAGCGGTAATTAGCCCAATTGCTGCCAGAATAAAGAAATAGTTTGCCTTGACGCCTCGTTGAGTCTTCATAGCTGAATCATTGCACTAAAGATTGGTAATTATGCGTCGATTAGCTCAATTCGTGGTGCGTCGCAGCCGGGCGGTTTTGGCAGCCTTTATTGGTATTGTTGCGCTTTCGTCCATTTTGGGTTTTCAGTCTTTTGGTTTACTCAAAGGTGGCGGCTATGACGACCCCACTTCTGATTCAGCTAAAGTTTCCGAACTATTGGTCGAAGAGTTTAAGCAAGAATCTGCCGAAGTAATAATGGTCGTCGACTTTGACCAGGCGGCCGGCGAGCCCAGCAGCATCGCCCAGGCTACCAAGCTTGAAGATGCGCTTTTTGAAATCGCTGAAGTTCGAAAAGTTGAAAGCTACTACTCGCTAGGCACACCGCCAAGTTTGCTCAGTGAAGATGGCAAGGCGGTTTACTTTTTTGTTTACCTAGAGGATGGCGTGCGCGAAGCACAGATTGCCAAGCAAATAAGCGATCAGTTTGGTGCCAACTGGGATGGCGGCCCAGACATATATGTGGCCGGTTTTGCCGCGGTCACCTCATCGATCAATTCGGCCATTCAGAGTGATCTGGCAAAAGCCGAAGCAATTGCGATTCCGCTAACCATCCTGTTGCTGCTGTTTGTTTTTGGTTCTCTAGTTGCCGCCGGGCTTCCGTTGCTGATTGGTGGCTTGGCAATTGTCGGATCATTCTTCTTTATTTGGCTCACTGCGCAGTTCACCGACACCTCCATTTTTGCCCTCAACCTGATTACTGGTTTGGGGCTTGGTTTGGGCATCGACTACGCGCTGCTGATGGTCAATCGCTTTAGAGAAGAGCGCGATCGCGGCGTTCAGGTTCAGCAGGCAGTTGTCAACATGGTCACCTCGGCTGGCCGCACTGTTTTGTTCAGCGGTCTAACCGTCGCCGTGGTGCTCTCTTCGATGCTATTTTTCCCCCAATATTTTTTGAAGTCCTTTGCCGTAGGCGGCGTGGTGGTTGTGCTGCTGGCAGTTGCCGCGGCGCTTTTGGTTTTGCCGGCAATGCTTTCGCGACTGGGTGATCGAGTAAATCGTCTGAAAGTAATTAAGACAGCTGATAAGCCCAAAGAATCTGCAGCTTGGGCGGCGGTCGCCAAATTTGTTATGCGTCGCCCGATCCCAGTTTTGCTCATCACCAGCATTGGCTTGGGCTCGTTGGTGCTGTTGGCTCAAGATGTTGAGTTTGGTCAGGTAGATGACAGAATTTTGCAGCAAAGTGACCGGGCTGTTGTTGCCAGCAACGTAATTCGTGAGCGATTCAGCTCGCGCGAAGGCAGCCCCGTTGAAATTTTGATGGTTGACGCCAGCCAAGATGACGTAACCGATTATGTGCTTGAGCTAAGCAAACTCGACGGCATCGTGCGCGTGCAGAGCAGCTCGGGAATCGCAA
Proteins encoded in this window:
- a CDS encoding HU family DNA-binding protein, yielding MSLNKSELVAAVAAHTGESQAAVNRVVDALFETIAKEVGKGGKVTIPGWLTVDKGHRKARTGRNPQTGATIQIAAANTVKVSAGSKLKAAVK
- a CDS encoding methyltransferase family protein, yielding MTEKSRGYVYVAIQFLLIGLIVLIPAEQPAEVFSYVGGVLFIAPGLIILFLALKNLGRSLDANPVPKQDGELIETGMYRYLRHPIYTGLLLATLGTVIQSASWFKFSLWVALLVLLNLKAAFEERLLAAKYPGYRAYQSRTGRFLPRIGK
- a CDS encoding cytochrome c oxidase assembly protein: MSRKQTLNRTTLATALVLLGGLVALVFGLIYGGAAAAYEIADPGDLVRWGGPIAKFVLNLSMAITAGGLVFAAYVLPDKSKSLNIAQNLSAFGAVTWVAAGALNFLFTYLNVTGSALAFDETFSQGLWLFATDIELGIALAINLVFAMAIALLIVMFRSLSATAILAVLSLAGLVPFALIGHAAGTANHGLAVNALGMHLVAIVIWVGGLIALFVTRPGTPAQASEFTKRFSTLALIAFALVLVSGVASSIVRLDGNLDFSNAYVVLLVLKVAVLLLLGVFGALYRLRIIGQLANGANRIRSFAKLAAVELILMGTAIGLATALAKTAPPLSEQNWDQPTPAELLTGEKLPPELTPDKFLTAWKIDLAWLVICVFAIGLYLYGVRRLKKRGDSWHFSRTASWVLGHLVLIYVTSGAINAYQEYLFSIHMIGHMILAMGIPVLLVVGAPITLISRAAAKRHDDSRGLREWALWAVHTKYAQLISHPLVAAVLFASSLVTFYYTPLFAWSTSDHLGHQWMVVHFLITGYLFAQALVGIDPGPNRLPYAARLLLLIGTMAFHAFFGLSLMSAEGLLLPEWYGAMGRTWGDSPLVDQQNGGAIAWGIGEIPTALLTVIVSVQWFKADKRESTRLDRASDRTGNQDLNEYNAMLAKLAARDARVAAKAQQNQEDR
- a CDS encoding ATP-dependent DNA helicase gives rise to the protein MQEITLSAEQQALFEHIEESSNNIFVTGRAGTGKSTLLTYLIENTDKKVAVCAPTGVAALNVGGVTIHSLFTFPFGLLGEVDLGKHLSRRTREILSTIDMLVIDEISMVSADLMDAISRAMGIARGKRKLPFGGCQVVMFGDPYQLAPVPGNAEERAYVAENYQSSWFFDAHVWREDSLERYELSEIFRQSDEHFKDILNAIRDGSCSQEMLDYLNQCGNRFPPHDDVIRLATINDTVNSVNRARMARLPSEVKKFDAVYTAEDERAFGRALPADPVLELKVGAQVMFIKNDDTNMKKNSDGRPMKRWVNGTIGHVLDFPKGGGVTVEVDGETFDVGRSIWEKVRYEIDEEFDEATGKVKEVLVTVPLAEFQQIPLKLAWAVTVHKSQGQTYDEVVIDMGRGAFSPGQTYVALSRVRSLEGLYLTRAITMRDVLVDQDVVRFMQGAKQIAAERIF
- a CDS encoding DUF2834 domain-containing protein → MKTQRGVKANYFFILAAIGLITAWIFNGIAVMKSQDYLAAWFGTEVDLVLSFDIFVVAFAVMPFMIWEGRRLGMKNIWAYIVVAMFTAMAFTFPLFLAMRELKLAKLEAAKA
- a CDS encoding MMPL family transporter; amino-acid sequence: MRRLAQFVVRRSRAVLAAFIGIVALSSILGFQSFGLLKGGGYDDPTSDSAKVSELLVEEFKQESAEVIMVVDFDQAAGEPSSIAQATKLEDALFEIAEVRKVESYYSLGTPPSLLSEDGKAVYFFVYLEDGVREAQIAKQISDQFGANWDGGPDIYVAGFAAVTSSINSAIQSDLAKAEAIAIPLTILLLLFVFGSLVAAGLPLLIGGLAIVGSFFFIWLTAQFTDTSIFALNLITGLGLGLGIDYALLMVNRFREERDRGVQVQQAVVNMVTSAGRTVLFSGLTVAVVLSSMLFFPQYFLKSFAVGGVVVVLLAVAAALLVLPAMLSRLGDRVNRLKVIKTADKPKESAAWAAVAKFVMRRPIPVLLITSIGLGSLVLLAQDVEFGQVDDRILQQSDRAVVASNVIRERFSSREGSPVEILMVDASQDDVTDYVLELSKLDGIVRVQSSSGIAIDGSLDDGYAVAFADYQVGDYQRIVAIHDIESRSTEGIELTRAIRALDSDHELLVGGSAAIYTDSQDGIEQQLPNVASWIIAWTLILLFLFTGSVLLPIKAIVLNVMSLGATLGFVTWVFMGGHLKWLIGDFFVTGTIDTSSVVLIAVVAFGLSMDYELFLLSRIKEQHDAGMNTIESVAQGLQRSGRIITAAALVLAVSFIAFVTSGVTIMKMLGLGIAFAILLDATVVRGLLVPALMRLFGEANWWAPKWMKAIYKRIGLGH